The genomic stretch CCGGGAATTCCATCACCGTGCAACTTGAGCGAATCAAACATAATGCCGATCGCTAATAATCCCATACCAGTTACCAACAGAAAGTAGGGTGTAGTTTTTATCCTGTGCCTAAATGCAACCGCGTATGTTGCTGCAACAAGGGCGTATACCAGGCTAGTTACTAACTTGGGAATACGAGCAAATACTAGAAGATAAATGTGAATTCGGAAGATTTCGTTGATGAGGAATCCTCCTGTCACAAGCGCAGAAACTAAAATAAACAAGTTATTTTTACCGCGTGGTTCTATTCTTTGTATCAATGCAAAAGTAAAAGCACAAACTATCGTTGGCACAGCGCACAATAGTTGGAAAGTCCGCGTTAATAAAGCCAACTCTGGTTCTCGAAAAGTGAAGGGAGGCAGGAATAAACCTCCTATTGATGCGCCAAAGAATTTTGCATATACAACCAAAGCGGCAACGAACAGCAGAGATAAAATGTTGACTAATAAAACAGAACGGTAAATAGTCATAATCTAAGTAGTGAATTATCCATCTCCATCTTAATAAGAAATTAAAATTGTTGAAACGTTGTGGCTTTGGCTTTAATAATTTTCATAATTTTTTTGAGTTTGGGATATGGCTTTTACTTCTGTGGCATTTGCAGTACAATGCGAGCGCACAGCGGGAAGGGGTTACGCGATCGCTCACCACCTGGCTACCTCCCGAATCTGCGATCGGCACTGTTCGCATCACATTGGGAATCAATCAATAAATGGCCCGCTCTGGGCCAGAAACCCGGTTTTTGAGAAAAACCGGGTTTCTCGAACCGCTTTGGCTGTGACGCCGATCGCAAAATCCAGCCAATACCTATCACAGGGTTAAAAGCGATCGAGTCACAATAAATTTACTGTTTAATCACACAATTCAACGATCGTTATCAACATTTTTTAGTACTTTTATCACACTCAAACTCAGCATAATAACCGATTATAAAAATGTAACGGTGATGAAAGCGAGAGGTTATAAAATTAATTTATCGCACTCACAGTTACGCATAGAATCGTAAAACTACTAAAAAATTATACTGAAACACCGCGCTATCAACTGGCGCTATCAATAGCCAAAAAGTTTGTTCGCGTTCCTCCTGAAATACTCGTGCCGCCCGGTAGTGCCACCGGGCTTTTTACTTTCTGCAATACGGAATTGGTTTGGCTTCACATCTTCGATTTAGCCGTAATTGTCACATCGCTCATTCCCCAAGTTTCAAACAACTGGCGAAATAGAACTTGACTGGCTGAAGTTAAATCTCCATCAGCAGGGATAGTTCCACCTTGAATTAACGTTCCTGCATCAGTTCGCAAGACTAGCCTCAGTTCGCCATCCTCATCTTTTTGAATTGCTAAATTGCCTCTCGCTAAAACTTGACCGGCACGGCTGGAAATCGCACAACGCATTTTTTATTCCTGTATAAAATCGTCTCTACACTAATGCTCGCTGCTTTAATGGCAACTCAAATCGCTCGCCCGGTTTGGCTTCGATTACCTGTGTTGAAAGATTGTTTTCTGCCAACTGCGAGCGAAATTCATCTGCACTTCCTACAGCTTTAAGCAAAAACATCAGCAATCCCTCAAACACCACATCGCCGCCAGCAGCTGTTGGCAACATTACTTGCGGTTGCAATAACTTCGCTACCGACAAAGCGCTTTTAGTGCCTTTAATTATCGGCCCAACTAAGGGCAGCGCCAAGTCAATTATAGGGGTAATTACCACATCAACAGGTGCTGCTTCTTTTAGCGATGGGGGATGATAACCGTGAGGTTCGTAATAGAGAGTAAAACCAGTTTCTAACTCTTTGAGAAGATAACCGTTTTCTGTCAAAGTGGGGCCAATGGGAGAGCCGGGAGTTGCTTTGATTTCGATGCTTTTGT from Aerosakkonema funiforme FACHB-1375 encodes the following:
- a CDS encoding MBL fold metallo-hydrolase; translated protein: MYLTWFDSNSWLIEIGGKRILLDPWLVGSLVFGKIDWLFKGLKQTQRPIPEKIDLILLSQGLEDHAHPETLKQLDRTIPVVGSPNAAKVARQLGYTQVTALSHEETFAIDKSIEIKATPGSPIGPTLTENGYLLKELETGFTLYYEPHGYHPPSLKEAAPVDVVITPIIDLALPLVGPIIKGTKSALSVAKLLQPQVMLPTAAGGDVVFEGLLMFLLKAVGSADEFRSQLAENNLSTQVIEAKPGERFELPLKQRALV